The sequence GCTTGGAGGAAGAACTTATTTTACAACACAAATATGTGGAAGCCAATGTAATTCCCCTACCTTGATGTGAAGAATGAAGATGTTAAGGTTATTAGATGTTGCTTCACAAAGATCTCTTCTGTTCCAGCACAACGCAAAAGTTATGAATGTGGATTTTTAAATCCCTACATGACTCAAATTCCAACTTTGCCACGTTATTACTAAATGTGTGAATTTGGGCAAGTTCtgtaacctctctaagcctcagtttccttatctgtaaaatggggatggtaacCTCTACCTCACAGTGgtgttgttaaaattaaatgagatgatgtcttGGAACATTTAGCATGTGTCGGACTCCTAGTATGTGCCCCATGAGCGACAGCTGTTactactgtcttttttttttttttttttgttgagacagagtctcactttgttgcccaggctagagtgagtgccgtggcgtcagcttagctcacagcaacctcagactcctcggcttaagcgatcctactgcctcagcctcccaagtagctgggactacaggcatgcgccactatgcccggctaatttttttttatatagatttttagttgtccatataatgtctttctattttttagtagagacggggtctcgctcaggctggtctcgaactcctgaccttgagcgatccacccgcctcggcctcccagagtgctaggattacaggcgtgagccaccgcgcccggccactactGTCTTTATTAATGACCACGATCATCTCTCCAGGAAGTGTTTCTGCACTGCCGGGTTCTAGTCTGTGGAATGCTGGACGAGCGCTCCCGCTGTGCCCAGGGTTGCCACCGGCGAATGCGTCGTGAGGCAGTAGGAGAGGACCCTGCTGGTCTACAGAGCCAGACGCTGACTGGCGGCCCGATCAGCATCGACTGGGAGGACTAGGTCATCCTAACAACTCTAGCCAGCTTCCAGCGGCTCTCCTCTTTGGAGCTCCTCCCTATGTCCTCTGAGAACATCAGCCAACCTCCTGGAGCACCTGACCTCTTTAAACTTCACATTGTGAGTTTGGACAAACTCCCAGAAGCCACTCACTCTGATTCTGGTCCACCAGGTCGGCACAGGTCACAGCACTGCTGAACAACGTGGCCTGGGTGGGGTTTCACCCTCCTCAGTGAAAGCCAAGCTGTCACCCAGAAGGAAGCTTATcccttttccttcatttctttcctacAATTAAATACCTCGTGCATGATGTCATAGGACCACTAAAATCAGAAGTTGGATATAATATTTCAAGCTAGAAACCTTAAAAAAAGTAGTTACTGAAATTATGACTTTAAATACCCAGTGATACCCtaaatatgtaaaaaacaaaCCCTGAAATTTCAATTCAAATACAAAATAGATTGGgaagtttataaataaaacagtatgtaattaaaaattaaattttgtttttctcttgcataacattttcttttgatatttttatattgccttaagtgaaatattttcacttaataaatatgaataagttTATTGACATGTATTTAAGTGCTTCAGTGACTAAActgtaacaaaattaaaatttggaatCATATACACTGTTATTTGGTATTCTATGTCTTCAGGACAATGAGACAATAGAAGAAGTATAAAATTTTACCATACTCTATTttgtaggtgcttaataaattttattgaaataaatatcataaacAAAGACAAATTTTATCTGCAGCTAAATTCAATTTCTTAATATGCCACTTAATTTTATGGCTGTACATAAGATCAGAaaaacagtttttcttctttttaaaagttgctaCAGTTGACAATTCTTAATAGTACCAGTGAAATTAACACAAGGTAGGGAAAGGAGAAAACTATTTAGATCAGAGGTCAGCAAATTTTTCTGCAAAAGGCCAAGTGGTAAACATTTCAGGCTCTTGGGGCCATACAGtctttgtcacaactactcaactctgctgttgtggtGCAAGAGCAACCGTAGACAGTATGTAAACAAATGTGAGCATGGCTCTGTTCCAATAAACCTACACAGAAACAGGCTTTGGGCTGGGTTTGGCCCCCAGGACTTAGTTGGCCAATCCCTGATCTGGATTAGTGGCCTTCAGCCCTcgctgtgcatcagaatcacctgagaagcGTTTATAAAATACCAGTATGCAGGCATCACCCCCACAGAGATtctttattggtttgttttgaaTGGTCCTCAAGTGATTCTAAGCCATAGTTACTTTGGCTTATGGGAGAACCACAAATTAGGGAATGGCCACTTGTCTCTCACTCCCTGCAGGTTGCAGGGACTTTTCCTAGCTATCGCCACTGGTACCTCTCACTGAGTGTGTCTCAGATTTTAGCATGACTCTAACACTACTTAGTAAATGGGAATACCAACAGGGGTTGgtcactggaggaaaaaaatggaatctcAGAGACTTAATTCCATCCAACCTTCACCTCCATTGGCCTTAATCAGGTAAGCCTCTGACCTTGTCCACCTGCTTTTCTCTCTTCAGCACCAGTGAGAATAATTGTTGTCATCAGTGGAACTTAACCAGGTTGGGTTCTGGTCTCTTCTAAGTGAAATGGAAGCATATGGTGATCATGGAATTCATTCATCTCTTTTCAAATGTTCTAAAAAGTACACTTTATTAAATGTGAGATGCTTACTGGCTGCCAGCTGAAACATGGGCCAGAGGAAAGGCATTCCTCCCAAATGGTTGGATTCCCCAAAATGTCACTTATGAATATAATTGTCAGGTCTAGGAATTGCAGGGTTTGCTTGTATTTTAGTCTTTAAGCTAAGAACTGAATTTCCAGGCAAACGTGTCTTGGTTGGAGAGACCAGTGTTAAAGTGAAGGGTGGCCTTCAAATCACTGTTTCCTTCTTCAATTTTCCTCAAAGGATAGGACTCCCTTTCCAGCTGTAGAACAGTGTTTCCTTTCACCTGCTTTGTGGTATCCAAACTGATGGAAGAAAGGATGAGACACCCGTCACACTGCCATCTCTGAGACTGACAGCTGTGCTGTCACTCAAAACCAGGAAGGAATCACCTTTTCCTCAtaattcttctttctcctcttctgcgCAGATGCAAGCTGCTCGCTGACTGTTCATAAAGGGTCGGCAGCCCAAGGTCCATACAGTATTGAACACAGTGTCAGCCAGAGAATCACAGGCTacttgaaaaagaggaaaagaaatataaaggttAACACTGAGCAATTTTGAAGAGGCAATGTATTTCCAAGGATGACATGATACCCAGAGGAAAGCAGAGACAGTAGTCCAAATACAGAATTAAAAGGAAGAGCGTATGTTTCAGAGAAGCAAAAAAGCGGTCATCCAATTAAAGACCTTACTAAATGGAAAACCATTCATGTAAACATAAttttgttaagatggcaatatccTCTAATTGGTCTACATATTCAACAAAAGCCCTTTTGAAATTCCAGCTgccattttttgtagaaattgacaagctgatcctaaaatgcATATGGAAATGTAAGGGgttcataatatataaaacaatcttGACAAAGAAGAactctgacttcaaaatttactacaaaatgacagtaatcaagatagtatggtactggcatagaTCAACAGAATAGAACTGAGACTAGAAATAAGTCCTTACATTTATggtgaattgatttttgacaagggcacaAAGACAATTTAATGTAGGAAAAAATAGtgctttcaacaaatggtgctggaacaactggacatccacatagaaaagaatgaagttggactcctTTATTACACCATActcaaatattaactcaaaatggatcatagacctaaatgtaagaactaaagcaattaaactcttagaagaaaacatgagtaaATCTTTGTCACCTTGCGTTAGTCAAAGCCTTATTACATATGACACCAAAAATGtgagtgacaaaagaaaaaaataaattggacttaatcaaaatttaaaacttttgtgctgcaAATAGTACCACCATGAAAGTGAAAAATCAAccaaaaaatgggagaaaatatttgccaatcatatatctgataaaggacttgcatctagaatataaagaactcttataactcaataataaaaagataaataataacccaatttaaaaagataaaggatttgaaaagaaatttctccCAAGCACCTATGTAAAGGCctataagcacataaaaagatgctcagcatcattagctgtcagggaaatgcaaatcaaaaccacaatgcgataCCACTTCACATGCACTAGGgtctataatcaaaaagacagatataacaaatgttgatgaggatgtggagaaattggagcctttataaattgctggtgggaacgtaaaatggtaatgctactttggaaaacagtttggcagttcttcaaaaagttaaacatagaattatcatttaACCTAGCATTTCCTTTCCTGtacacccaaaagaaataaaaacctgtgTACCCCCAAAATTTGTGCAtaaacattcatagcagcattattcacaatagccaaaaggtagaaacaacccaaatatccatcaattgatgaatagataaagacaATATGTTACagccatataatggaatattattcaacaataaaaaggatacCGATACATTCTACCACATGGATAAAGctcactaagtgaaagaagtcagtcacagaggaccacatattgtgtgattccatttatatgaaatgtctggaataggcaaatccacagaggcaaaaaatagattagtggttgcctcgAGCTGGCAGGGGGAGGTTCGGGGAGGGACTGCTAATGGCTATGGAGTTCCTTttggaagtgatgaaaatgttctaaagtttgATAGTGGGGTTGATTGCTTAGctgtgaacatattttaaaaggatttaaatgggtgaattgtacatgaattatagctcaataatcCTGtttcaacaataacaacaacaaaatgaatgaTCAGGGcgttccaagcagagggaactaCAGGGGCAGGAAGGTATGGGCTATCAACCCAAGAAGTGTGGAATGGCAGGAGTCTGGAGAGAAATCAGGAATTACCAAGATGACGCCAGAGAGCTAGGCTAGGGCCGAATCAGAAAGGGCCTTGGATGTCATACTACGGATTTTGGATTTCATCCTTAAGCAGGAGGAATCTATTGAGTGATTTAAACTGGGGGTGGAGATGATCAGATTCATATAAAACTTCTGTAGAAATACATCTGGTCTCCGTGGTGAGGTAGATTGGATGGAGCACAGAGACTGGGTTCGTTTGCAGTAACCAGGCAAGTGGGGTATCAAAGAGATATTTAGGAGCAATAATCAATATGGCATTGCTTGGAGGAAGTACCTTGACCCGACCCTCGATTAGCAGCAGGTACTTTTTCACCCTTTGTAGAAACAGAACAGAATGATGCCCCCTCTGACAGGGCCCCGTGAGTCAGCCACACTGTCAAGCCCTCACACCCGCGCTTCAGGACGGCACTCTAGACATTGACCTATGGACAAGGTCCAAGAATCTTTCTACTGCTGATACTCTCTGGGGCGTGGAGCCAGATTTTATAAACCTGAATTTTAACTTTTACCatctaaaaaacataaaatgctaaTGCAAGGATATAATACTCCAGCTTCAGAAGCTGAAAGATTAAAAACTTTTCCTAaggtaaattattaataggaAAACAAGATTAAAGAGGCCATGCTAAAAACTGGGTAGTAAAGCAgttgtttaaaataatgttaatcaAGTGTATACAGACCtttgcacaaaaaaaaaagaggttttttGAATTCTTACTGTgactgaaaacaaaataagaaaaaagggcTTAAGCTGAACCAAGTGGTCCTATACAGAATAACTCCtcataaggaaaattatttaaccgTGGAATGGACGACCCAAGCCAGTTGGGCAACTCTTTCCCCAGTCTTCAAggatagatttttatttctctgggaacGCGTTGGTGTGGTCCTTTCCATCAGGAGTGCTGCCAGCCTCTCATGGGCAGGACAGCAAGAACTTTAGTGAAAAGTGCCCAGAATCTTCCTCCCCCATTTCCTGCATCCGTCACAGTGTTCCATAAGGAACGGCCAGTGAGCTCTGACGAGCTCTTTGAATAAAGAGGCTCTGGCTACAGCTCTGTGTGAAAACAGGAACAAAACTCCCTGCTTGCAAGTATGTGCCCTTAGGATACCTACCTTCCACGTTGGAGACAAAGCCCAGACTCCGCTTAAGGTCAGAGCAGATTGAGTGGAGACACCATCGGAATTTCGCATCACAGCGATACTTGTTGGCACCACAAGTGTCATAACAGACATCCAGCTGGTTGCAGCACTTGGTCATTGCTGGAATGCCCAAGTCCATCTGGGGAAGAGTGAtggggggaagaggaagggaagaaaatgcCACGTTTAGGCTAAGACCTTAGGCAACCTTGTCCACCTAGTTCTTAGTAATAAGTAGCCAATCTCAAATTCCTGTTGCATATTCAGATCAATTCAGAAACACCAGTGACTGTAGAATAATACATCAGACTGAGGGTCACAGGATGCTGAGCTTTAATTGTTATTTAGTTATTAGTTTTAGTGACTCTGgtccatttctaatttttttttttttttagattttagtaATTTTCAAATTTGCAGGCTGCTACAGTAATGAAAATAGAGACCAGAAGGGTAATCAAGAGGGCAGAGCTTCCAAATTCAATTAAAACTTAAGTTAACATTTCcatgtgaaattttatttgagCAAAGGGTTCCAAGGCTAAGAAGTATAAA comes from Eulemur rufifrons isolate Redbay chromosome 28, OSU_ERuf_1, whole genome shotgun sequence and encodes:
- the PLA2G12B gene encoding group XIIB secretory phospholipase A2-like protein isoform X3, whose product is MKLATGFLILWLSLGSGLAQSGTSPEAEESYSDWGLRHIRDSFESINGYFDSFLELLGGKNGICQYRCRYGKAPMPRPGYKPQDPNGCSSYFLGLKMDLGIPAMTKCCNQLDVCYDTCGANKYRCDAKFRWCLHSICSDLKRSLGFVSNVEVACDSLADTVFNTVWTLGCRPFMNSQRAACICAEEEKEEL